GTGCTGTTGGTATCTACTCGCTGAATGGGTGTGGAGGTAATTGTGGGTGGATGATTGATTGGGGTTGATTGGACGATGAGGTTATAGGTTTGAGTGGTAGTTGCACCGACTGTGTCGCTTACCATGACTGTGATTTCATGGTTTCCTATTTGAGTGAGTTGGGGAGTCCAATTTATTTGTCCAAGTTGGTTGATGGTGAGGTTGTCTGGTGCGCTAGTTAGGGTGTAGGTTAAGGGGTCGTTGTCGCTGTCGGTGGCGGCGATTTGATAGGTGTATGCTTGGTCTATGCTGGTAGAGGTGATGGGTGTGGAGTGGA
This Oscillatoria salina IIICB1 DNA region includes the following protein-coding sequences:
- a CDS encoding putative Ig domain-containing protein, translating into MVIDPQTGTISWQPTPNQIGTHQVTIQLSDHLGLSTTQEFTLEVKGINTPPQIHSTPITSTSIDQAYTYQIAATDSDNDPLTYTLTSAPDNLTINQLGQINWTPQLTQIGNHEITVMVSDTVGATTTQTYNLIVQSTPINHPPTITSTPIQRVDTNST